Part of the Azospirillum formosense genome is shown below.
GGAGGAAGCCGCGGGCGCCGCCGCGGGGGAATCCCCCGCGTCGCCCCCGTCCTGAACAACGAAGTCCTTCCGTCCGGCGGCCCTCATATCCGCCTCCAGCGCCGGAACCTCGGCCGGGGGAACCCGGCGGACCCAGGTGACCGACCACAGGCCGGGATAGAGGGGCATCATCGGCCGGACCGCCGCCGCGAAGGCGTCGCGGGTGGCCGGGCGGGCGGCGTCCGAGAAGGCCGAGCGCAGCGTGCGCAGCAGCAGCGCGTGGCTGCCGATCCGCTCCGTCAGGGCGTCGTGGAACTGGGCGAACTGCCGCTCGTGCTGAGCGCGCTCCGCCTGGCGGTTGGTGGCGCGCATCTGGAAAAAGGCGCCCAGGGTCAGCGTCAGGCCCGCGGCGACCAGCACCGGAACCGCAAACGAGACCCGCCTCCTTCTCTCCAGCAGTGGCATGCCACCCGTTCCCAACGGCTATCACCGAAATCGTCGGATCGTTCGACTATAGCAAGCAGCCCCACGCCCCGATAATGGAAAAGCCATTATCCTCCCAAATGGATAGTATGTTCCGACGAGAACAGGCGGGCGGCCGACTATTGATTGTCGTTTGAAAGGGCATTGCGCGCTCATTTCGATGTCAATCCTGCAATACAAGGCGCAGGGCGGGGATCGGGGCGTGAGAGCGACCCGAAACCTTCCCAGGACTTCAGCCTCAGGACTTTAGCCTCAGGCCTTCAGCCGCTCGCGGCCGAGAAGCCGCGCGACCGCCCCCCGCAAGGCCATCGGCGCCACCGGCTTGTGCAGCAGCGGGTAGCCGGACAGCCGCGCCTCGCGCAGGCGCATGGGGTCGGTGTCGCCGGTCAGGATCAGGCCGGGCAGCGTGGCGTCGAGCGCCTTGCCGATCTGACGGATGGCGACGATCCCGTTCATCGCCCCCTTCAACCGCAGGTCGGAGATGACGAGGTCGGGGGGCTGCGGGCCGGGACCCAGCCGCTCCAGCGCGGCATCCACCGAGTCCGCGGCGACCACCGCGCAGCCCCATTGGCCGAGCAGCGCGCCCAGCGCCTCCAGCACCATCGGGTCGTCCTCGATGACCAGCACGCGGGCGCGGCTGACATCCTCGCCGGGCTCGGTGACGAGGACTCCGGCCGGGCCGGCCGGCTCCGCGGCGGCCGGCGGATCGTCCGCCCCGTCGGCGGCCCGCGGCACCAGCACCGCCAGCATCGTGCCGCGGCCGGGCGCCGAGTCGACCTCGATCCGGTGCCCCAGCCGCCGCGCCAGACCGCAGGCAAGACGCAGCCCGAGGTCGATCACCGACGGGTCGCCCGCCCCGTCGGGGCGCCGCATCTCCTCCCGCAGGGCGAGCAGCTGGTCCGGCTGCAGGCCGCGGCCGGTGGACCACAGCTCGATCCGCAGATCCGGCCCGCGGCGGCGGCAGCCGAGCACAACCCTCCCCCGCTCCGTGTGGCGCAGGGTGCTGGCGACGAATCCCTGGAGAATGCGCTCCAGGAGCGAGGCGTCGGTGGCGACCCGCACCGAGCAGGGCAGCACCGAGAAGCGCAGCCCCCGCCCGTCGAGGCGGGGGGCGGCGTCCAGCGCCATCCGCGTCAGGATACCGTTGACCACGGGCGCGCCGATGTCCGGCTGCACCAGACCGGCCTCCAGCCGCACCAGGTCGAAATGCCCGTCGACCATGCCGCGCAGCGACTGCACGGCGTTGCCCATGGCGTTCAGCAGGTCGCGCGCCGCCGGGTCGTTGAGGGCGCCGCCCCGGCCCGGGGCGCCCTTGCCACCCCCCGCCGCGGCTCCTCCGTCGAGCCGCCCTTCCAAAGCCCCCAGCAGCAGCGACAGGGCGGCCAGCGGCTGGCGCAGGTCGTGGCTGGCCGCGGCGAACAGGCGGCCGGACAGATCGCCGCCCGCCGCCGGCCCGCCGCCCGCGGGTCCGTCCCCGGTGGCACGGCGGACGAACCCGCCGCCGCTGAGCGGCCAGTCGGTGACGGTGTGGCCGGGGGGCAGCCCGCGGAACAGCGGCGCCAGCGCTTCCGGCAGCGCTCCCTGGACCAGGAGGCGGTCGGCATCGGCCAGCCCCTCCGCCGCCTCGTTCCAGCCGGTCAGCCGGTCGTCGGCGTCGAAGACCAGGACCGCGCCATGCCGTCCCGCGCCATGCGGATAAGCTCCATCGCTCGTCACGGGCGGCGTCCTCCACTGCGTGCACGCGGATTGCCGGCGACCGGAAATGGTCCCTTGCGAACAGGCTACGGATGCGGCGCCAAGGATCAAGCCCACCGTTCGTCCGATTGCCGACAGGACTATTCGGCGCGGCGTCTGGCACGGCGACCGGCACAGCCCCGCGGCCGCTGGCCATGCGAACAATTCAGCTTGCTTTTATATAAAAGTCAAGAAAAGGCGGCGGGCACCGCCCGGAACACCATAGTAACGGCGGGAGCTGTCGCAATTTGTCGGTTGCGCGCACCTCGAAATTTTTCGACTATGCGACCAATGGATGCCGTGATCGAAACCCCTTTCCGCGACCGACAACCGGAGGCGGCAACGCCGGCTGGCGCGGACTCTGCTGTGCATTTGAGCGGCGGCAATCCGGACGGGAACGGCCCGGCCGGCCATGCACAGGGTGGCGACGCCCTGCTGGGCGCGGCGATGGCGGCGCTCGCCGACGGCATCGGCGTTCTGGTCGCGGTTCGTGACGACACCGGCGCCATCGGCGATTTCGAGTGGCTGACGGCCAACCGCGCCGCGGAGCGGCTGTTCGGGTACCCCCTGGCCGGGCGCCGGCTGCGCGCCGACGATCTCCAGGATGGCGAAGGGGCCGGCTTGTTCGCCTGCCTCGCCGATTGCCTGACGGACAAGCAGACCGTGCGTCGGCTGGTGATCGCCCCCGGCGGCGCGCGCTGGCGGATCGCCGCCACCCCGCTTGCCGCCACCCCGCCCGGCACCGGCCACACGGCGCCGACGGTCTGCGTCTCCCTCGTGGAGCTTGGCGCCGAGGTTCCCGTCGTCCCGGAATCGCAGCGCGCCCACCGCGCCAAGGCGGAATTCCTGGCGCACATGAGTCATGAGCTGCGCACCCCGCTGAACGCGGTGCTGGGCTTCTCCGAGGTGCTGCTGGCGGAGACCTTCGGCCCGCTCGGCTCCCCCCGCTACCGCAGCTACGCCGCGGACATCCACGCCAGCGGCATGCATCTCCTGTCGCTGATCGACGGCATCCTGGACCTCTCGCAGAGCGACAGCGCCCGGACGGACATGCAGGAGGAGGCCATCAATGTGGCCGACGCCGCTCGTCAGGCGCTGGCCCAGGTGGGCGACAAGGCGGCGGCCCGGGGCGTCGACATCGGGGAGGATCTGTCCGCGGAGCTGCCCCTGCTCTACGGCGACGCCCGGGCGCTTCAGCGGATGCTGACCAACCTGCTGTCGAACGCGGTGAAGTTCACTCCCTCGGGCGGGCAGGTGATGGTGTCGGCCAGCCCCATGCCGGACGGCGGAATCGGGCTGATGGTGGCCGACACCGGCGCCGGCATCGCCGAGGACGAGTTGGCCCGCGTCCTGGAACCCTTCGGCCGCGCCGACATGGCCGTGCCGCGCGGCACCGCGGGGGCGGGGATCGGCCTGCCCGTGGTCAAGCGGCTGATGGAGATGCACGGCGGTCGGCTCGACCTCTACAGCGAGCCCGGCGCCGGCACGACGGCCATCCTGATGTTCCCGCCACGGCGCAGCCTGCCGCACGCGGCGTCCCACGGCATCTCCCATGGCATCTCCCACAGCGGCGCCCGCGTCTGACCCTTTCGCGCGGCCGGCATTCGGCAGAAGACCCTTGGCAAAGCCGCGAAGCCGGGCCATTGTGCCCCTTCGTTCCTGAACTGTTCCGTTTGACATGGTCGATATCCTGTTGCAGGGCGACGAGCCGCCGATGCCGGCGGGCGGCGCCGTCCCGATCTTCCGCGGGGTGCGCCGGGCGCTGGCCGCCCGCGGCTTCGTCAGCATGGCGGAGTTCCGGCTGGCCAGCGGGCGCCGCGCCGACGTCCTGGCGATGGACGGCGCCGGCACCGTCGTCATCGTCGAGGTGAAAAGCTGCGTGGCCGATTTCCGGGCCGACCAGAAATGGCCGGAATACCGGGACTGGTGCGACGCCTTCTACTTCGCCGTGGACGACGCCTTCCCGCCCGAGCTGATCCCCGAGGACTGCGGCCTGATGGTCGCCGACGCCTACGGCGCGGAGATCCTGCGCGAGGCGCCGGAGCACCGGCTCGCCCCGGCGCGGCGCAAGGCGCTGACCCTGCGCGCCGCGCTGACCGGGGCCGGGCGCCTGCACCGGATCGAGGACCCGTCCTGGACCCAGGCCACCTCGCCGGTGTGAAGGCCCCGGCCCGGCCGCTCCACCCGACCGAGGCTCCGCCCGACCGAAGCTGCATGGCAAAGCCTCGCCAAGCCGGTGTACTCTGCGCCATGAACGGGAACGGGCGGCCGGACATGCACGCACAGGACGCCGGGCCAGCCGCCGCGGCGCAAACGCACCATCGGGACGGCGGCCCGCGGATGAAATCCCCAAGAACCGGCGCCGCCTGGACGAGCGGCCTCGGAATCAGCGCCTCCGGGATCGGCGCGCTCGCCCTGGCCGCTCTGCTGGCCGGCGCCGGTGCCGGCGGCTCCGTTTGGCTCGCCCTGGCCGAGTTGGACGCCCGTGCCCGCGGCCAGGCCACCCGCAGCCTGGACGAGGCGTTCGACCTGATGCGAGTCGCGGAGTTGGCCGCCGGGCTGTCCTCCAGCGCGGCCGAGCTGGAATCGGCGCGCACCGCCCAGCACCGGCTGACCGCCCACAACGCCTTGCGCCAGCGCACCCAGCAGCTCGGCGCCACGCTGGAAACCCTGCCGCGGGAGTGGCACGCCGAACTGCGCTTCGCCACCCAGGCCATCCGTGCCGAAGCGGACGAGTTGAACGCCATGGTGGAGCGCCGCCTGACCGTGCAGCGCGGCCTTCAGGATCTCACCGAGCAGGTGACGGCGCGCAGCGAGGCGCTGGCGGAGGCGCTCGCCGGCGCGCGCTCACCGCTGGACGGCGCGCCCCTGCGCCGGATCGACGATTCCCGGCAGGCGGTGGCCCTCCGGCTGCTCGCCGCCGGGACGGCCCCGGCCACGGCCACGGCCGCGCGGGACGATTTCCGCAAAGCCGCCGCGACCCTGTTCGACGCACTGACCGATCTGCCGATCGACGGCGCGAGCCCGCGCCGCGCCGACGCGGCGCGCCAGCTCGTCGCGCTGGGATTGGACGATCAGAACCTCTTCGACCTGCGGCAGGAACAGGAAACATTGACCGCCAAGGCGGCGGGGATCGCCGCGCTGTTGCGCGGCACCGCCACGGACCTCGTCCAGCGGGCCGGGCACGGCGCGCTGGCCCTGCGCGACGGGTTGCGGGACGGAATGCGGGACGGGGAGGACGCATCCTCACACCGGATGGGCGCGGACCTGTCCGCCGCCGCCCCGGTCGGGGTCGGGCTGGTCACCGGACTGGCGATCCTCGCGGCCGGCCTGGGCGTGGCGCGGTCCCGCGCCCCGCGCCCCCTCCCATCCCCTGCGGAGCGGACCGGCGCGCCGCCCGAGCGGCCCGAGCGGCCCGAGCGGCCCACGCTGCGCATCCTGCTGGCCGAGGACGAGCCGGTCAGCCAGCAGGCCGCGGCCATGCTGCTGCGCCGCGCCGGCCACGCGGTGACGGTGGCGGGCGACGGGCGGGCCGCCGTGGCGGCGGTGGAGCGGGAGCGCTACGACCTCGTCCTGATGGACATGCAGATGCCGGAGATGGACGGGGTCGAGGCGACCCGCCGCATCCGCGCCCTTCCCCAGGATGGCGGAACCACGGCGGCGGGGCTGCGCATCGTCGCTCTGACCGCCTCCGCCCTGCCCGGCGCGGTGGAGCGCTGCCGGGCGGCGGGGGCCGACGCCGTCCTGGAGAAGCCGCTGACCCTGCCCGCCCTGGCCGCCCTGCTGGACCGCCTGTCCGGCGGCGCCGGCACGCCCCCCGTCGTCACGGAGGATCTCCCGCCGCCGAAGCGTGACTCCGGCCTTCCCGTGTTCGACGAGGAGGCGATCCGCCAGATGCGCGAGCATCTGCCGGCGGAGCGGGTGGCGACCCTGGTGACCGGCACCCTGGTCACGCTGCGCGGCTACCACGCCGCGTTCGGGCAGGCCTGGAGCGCCGGAGACCGGGAAACCGCCGGGGCCATGGCCCACAAGATCGCCGGGGTGGCCGGAATCTACGGCTGCGTGGCGCTGCGGGGCGCCGCGAGGTCGCTCGAAGCCGCGCTGGACAGCGGCGAGGGCGACCCCGACGCCCTGTGCCGCGCCCTGGACGACGCCGTCCCGCCGGCGCTCGCCGCCCTGGACCGCTGGAGCGGCGGCTGAAGCGGAATGCACTCCGTTCCGGACCGCGACGGCGGTCCCGGCCGGCAAATGAGGTCATGTGAATCCAAAGCGAATGAAAAGTCGCTTCAGCGCACCGCCACCGGCTGGCTCGGTCCCTTGCCCTGCGGAATGTCCGACCGGCCCGCCCCCAGGTCCTTCTGCATCATGACCACGTCCAGCCAGCGTCCGAACTTCAGCCCCACGGCCTCGACCACGCCGCAGGTGCGGAAGCCCAGAGCGGCGTGCAGCCCGATGGAGCCGGCGTTCTCCGACCCGCCGACCAGCGCCACCATCTGGCGGTAGCCCTGCGCCACGCAGCGGTCGATCAGCGCCTGGAGCAGGAGGCGCCCGATGCCCCGGCCGCGCGCCTCCTCCGCGATGTAGACGGAATCCTGGATGGTGAAGCGGTAGGCGGAGCGGACATGGTAGGCGCTGCCGTAGGCGTAGCCCAGGACCGCGCCGTCGCGCTCCGCGACCAGCCAGGGCAGCCCGGCGCCGGTGATGGCGCGGAAACGCGTCTCCAGCTCGGCCGCGTCGGGCGGCTCCTCCTCGAAGGTGCCGACGCCATGAAGGACGTGATGCTCGTAGATGCGCTGGAAGGCGGGGACGTCCTCGATGCGGGCGTCGCGGACGGTGGGGGCGCTGGTCATGGCCGGTCTGATCCGAGGAAGGGGCTTGGAGCCTGGGGACGGGGGATGGCTGGGCGACCATCCTGCCGCACGCATTTTGCAGTCGCAACCGTGCCACCCAGCCGATATGTACAGAACTGGAACGCGCTGTGTGCAACAGGGCTTTTCAGGGCAGGTCTTTTTCAGGGCAAGGGGTTGGAAGCGATGAAGATCAACGGCCGGACGGTGCTCGTCTGCGATTGCGTCCACAGCATGGCGCTCGACGGCAAGGCGTTGGCCAGGGCCTGCGGAGCCGCGGCGGGGGCGGAGGGGGATCTGTCCGTCGCCACCCAGCTCTGCCGCACCCAGCTCGACCGGTTCGAGGCGCGCGTGGCGGAAGGCGCCCCGCTGCTCGTCGCCTGCACCCAGGAGGCCCCGCTGTTCGCGGAGATCGCGGCGCAGGACAATCTTGACGCCGACAACCCCAGCGCCGCGCTCGCCTTCACCAACATCCGCGAGCGCGCCGGCTGGTCGGACGAGGGCGCGCTGGCGGGGCCGAAGATCGCCGCCCTGCTGGCCGAGGCGGCCATGGACATCCCGCCGACCGGCACGATCACCCTGGCCTCGGAAGGCACAGCGCTGGTCTACGGCACCGACGAGCGCGCCATCGAGGTGGCCCGGCAGCTCTCCGGCAGCCTGGACGTCACCGTTCTGCTGAAATCCCCCAAGGACGTCGCCCCGCCGCGCGTCATGGACGTGCCGGTCTTCAAGGGCACCATCCGCGCCGCCAAGGGCTGGCTCGGCAATTTCGAGATCGTGGTGGACGACTACGCCCCGGCCATCCCGGCCTCGCGCGCCGTCCTCGCCTTCGATCCGCCGCGGCACGGCGCCGCCTCGCGCTGCGACGTGATCGTGGACCTGACCGGCGGCGCGCCGCTGTTCCCCGCGCACGGCAAGCGCGACGGCTACCTGCGCCCCGACCCGGACAGCCCGGCCGCCGTCGCCAAGGCGGTGTTCGAGGCCGCCGATCTGGTCGGCGAGTTCGAGAAGCCGCGCTACATCGACTTCAAGGCCGACCTCTGCGCCCATTCGCGCAGCCGCAAGACCGGCTGCACGCGCTGCCTGGAGGTCTGCCCGACCGGCGCCATCACGCCGAACGGCGACCATGTGGCGATCGACCCGCACATCTGCGCCGGCTGCGGCTCCTGCGCGTCGGTCTGCCCGACCGGAGCCAGCACCTACGCCCTGCCGCCGCTCCAGACGGTCTACGAGCGGCTGCGCACACTGCTGTCCTCCTACGCCAAGGCCGGCGGGACGGAGCCGGTCCTGCTCGTCCACGACCCGCGGCACGGCGACGAGATGATCTCGCTGATCGCGCGCCACGGCCGCGGCCTGCCGGCCCGCGTCCTGCCCTTCGCGGTGAACGAGGTGACGCAGCTCGGCTTCGACGTGTTCGCGGCGGCTCTGGCCTATGGCGCGGGACGGGTGCGCGTCCTGGTCGGGCCTGGCAACGCCGGCGAGACCGCCGGGCTGGCCAGCCAGATCGGCTTGGCCGAAACGGCGATGGCCGGGCTTGGCTACGGCTCCGGCCGGGTGTCGATCATCGACTCCCAGGACCCCGACGCGGTGGCCGCGGAGCTGTGGGACCTGCCGCGCGAGGGCGCTCCCGCGCCCGGCACCTTCCTGCCGATGGGCGGCAAGCGCACCGTGACCATGCTGGCGCTGCGCCATCTGCACAAGGTGGCACCGGAACCGGTGGAGGTTCTGCCGCTGCCGCCGGGCGCTCCCTTCGGCCGGGTGCAGGTGATGACGGAGGGCTGCACGCTCTGCCTGTCCTGCGTCGGCGCCTGCCCGACCGGGGCGCTGCTCGACAACGCCGACAAGCCGATGCTGTCCTTCTCGCAGGACGCCTGCGTCCAGTGCGGCCTGTGCAAGACGACCTGCCCGGAGAAGGTCATCGCCCTGGTCCCGGAGATCGACTTCCGCGACAGCGCCCGCGGCGCCAGGGTCCTGAAGGAGGAGGAGCCCTTCTGCTGCGTCAAGTGCGGCAAGCCCTTCGCCACCAAGTCCTCGATCGACAAGATCGTCGCCGTGCTGGCCGGTCGGCACGCCATGTTCGCCACACCGGAGGCCGCCGACCGCATGCGCATGTGCGGCGACTGCCGCGTCGTGGACCAGTTCGAGCGGGGCGACTCGCCCTTCGCGCTCGGCGCCCCGCGCGCCCCGCGCACGACCGAGGACTATCTGCGCGAGCGGGAGCTGGCCCAAAACGGCAAGGACGGCGGTCCGGACGGCGGCAGCGTCCACTGAGCGACGCCGCCGGATGACGGGGATCATGTGCGCGGAGCCGGGATTTGATCCCCGTCAAGTCCCGGCTCCGCGCTTCATGGTCTGCTGCGTCTGAAATTCCAGGTGGCGAAAAATCCGCAACTCGGACCTATATATCAGGATCGGGTTCGGGGTCATAATCGCCGCCCGGACTGCATGACACGCACCCCCTTGGGGAGAAGCCTGACGATGACGACCGTTCCGCCGACCGCCGCCGCCCCGCTCGTCGATCCTTTCGGGCGGACCGTCAGCTATCTGCGCGTGTCCGTCACCGACCGCTGCGACCTGCGCTGCGTCTACTGCATGGCGGAGGACATGAGCTTCCTGCCCAAGGCGGAGGTGCTGACGCTGGAGGAGATCGACCGCGTCTGCTCCGCCTTCGTCAAGCTGGGCACCCGCAAGCTGCGCCTGACCGGCGGCGAGCCGCTGGTCCGCAAGGGCATCCACGAGCTGATCCACAGCCTGGGCCGCCATGTGAAGGCCGGCGACCTGGACGAGCTGACGCTGACCACCAACGGCACCATGCTGTTCAAGTATGCCGGCGATCTGGTGGAGGCCGGGGTGCGCCGGATCAACGTGTCGCTGGACACGCTCGACCCCCACAAGTTCCAGGCGATCACCCGCTGGGGCCGGCTGGACAAGGTGCTGGGCGGGCTCCAGGCCGCCAAGGAGGCGGGGCTCCAGGTCAAGATCAA
Proteins encoded:
- a CDS encoding hybrid sensor histidine kinase/response regulator; its protein translation is MTSDGAYPHGAGRHGAVLVFDADDRLTGWNEAAEGLADADRLLVQGALPEALAPLFRGLPPGHTVTDWPLSGGGFVRRATGDGPAGGGPAAGGDLSGRLFAAASHDLRQPLAALSLLLGALEGRLDGGAAAGGGKGAPGRGGALNDPAARDLLNAMGNAVQSLRGMVDGHFDLVRLEAGLVQPDIGAPVVNGILTRMALDAAPRLDGRGLRFSVLPCSVRVATDASLLERILQGFVASTLRHTERGRVVLGCRRRGPDLRIELWSTGRGLQPDQLLALREEMRRPDGAGDPSVIDLGLRLACGLARRLGHRIEVDSAPGRGTMLAVLVPRAADGADDPPAAAEPAGPAGVLVTEPGEDVSRARVLVIEDDPMVLEALGALLGQWGCAVVAADSVDAALERLGPGPQPPDLVISDLRLKGAMNGIVAIRQIGKALDATLPGLILTGDTDPMRLREARLSGYPLLHKPVAPMALRGAVARLLGRERLKA
- a CDS encoding HAMP domain-containing sensor histidine kinase, with translation MHLSGGNPDGNGPAGHAQGGDALLGAAMAALADGIGVLVAVRDDTGAIGDFEWLTANRAAERLFGYPLAGRRLRADDLQDGEGAGLFACLADCLTDKQTVRRLVIAPGGARWRIAATPLAATPPGTGHTAPTVCVSLVELGAEVPVVPESQRAHRAKAEFLAHMSHELRTPLNAVLGFSEVLLAETFGPLGSPRYRSYAADIHASGMHLLSLIDGILDLSQSDSARTDMQEEAINVADAARQALAQVGDKAAARGVDIGEDLSAELPLLYGDARALQRMLTNLLSNAVKFTPSGGQVMVSASPMPDGGIGLMVADTGAGIAEDELARVLEPFGRADMAVPRGTAGAGIGLPVVKRLMEMHGGRLDLYSEPGAGTTAILMFPPRRSLPHAASHGISHGISHSGARV
- a CDS encoding MmcB family DNA repair protein; translated protein: MVDILLQGDEPPMPAGGAVPIFRGVRRALAARGFVSMAEFRLASGRRADVLAMDGAGTVVIVEVKSCVADFRADQKWPEYRDWCDAFYFAVDDAFPPELIPEDCGLMVADAYGAEILREAPEHRLAPARRKALTLRAALTGAGRLHRIEDPSWTQATSPV
- a CDS encoding response regulator codes for the protein MKSPRTGAAWTSGLGISASGIGALALAALLAGAGAGGSVWLALAELDARARGQATRSLDEAFDLMRVAELAAGLSSSAAELESARTAQHRLTAHNALRQRTQQLGATLETLPREWHAELRFATQAIRAEADELNAMVERRLTVQRGLQDLTEQVTARSEALAEALAGARSPLDGAPLRRIDDSRQAVALRLLAAGTAPATATAARDDFRKAAATLFDALTDLPIDGASPRRADAARQLVALGLDDQNLFDLRQEQETLTAKAAGIAALLRGTATDLVQRAGHGALALRDGLRDGMRDGEDASSHRMGADLSAAAPVGVGLVTGLAILAAGLGVARSRAPRPLPSPAERTGAPPERPERPERPTLRILLAEDEPVSQQAAAMLLRRAGHAVTVAGDGRAAVAAVERERYDLVLMDMQMPEMDGVEATRRIRALPQDGGTTAAGLRIVALTASALPGAVERCRAAGADAVLEKPLTLPALAALLDRLSGGAGTPPVVTEDLPPPKRDSGLPVFDEEAIRQMREHLPAERVATLVTGTLVTLRGYHAAFGQAWSAGDRETAGAMAHKIAGVAGIYGCVALRGAARSLEAALDSGEGDPDALCRALDDAVPPALAALDRWSGG
- a CDS encoding N-acetyltransferase family protein, producing MTSAPTVRDARIEDVPAFQRIYEHHVLHGVGTFEEEPPDAAELETRFRAITGAGLPWLVAERDGAVLGYAYGSAYHVRSAYRFTIQDSVYIAEEARGRGIGRLLLQALIDRCVAQGYRQMVALVGGSENAGSIGLHAALGFRTCGVVEAVGLKFGRWLDVVMMQKDLGAGRSDIPQGKGPSQPVAVR
- a CDS encoding 4Fe-4S binding protein, whose product is MKINGRTVLVCDCVHSMALDGKALARACGAAAGAEGDLSVATQLCRTQLDRFEARVAEGAPLLVACTQEAPLFAEIAAQDNLDADNPSAALAFTNIRERAGWSDEGALAGPKIAALLAEAAMDIPPTGTITLASEGTALVYGTDERAIEVARQLSGSLDVTVLLKSPKDVAPPRVMDVPVFKGTIRAAKGWLGNFEIVVDDYAPAIPASRAVLAFDPPRHGAASRCDVIVDLTGGAPLFPAHGKRDGYLRPDPDSPAAVAKAVFEAADLVGEFEKPRYIDFKADLCAHSRSRKTGCTRCLEVCPTGAITPNGDHVAIDPHICAGCGSCASVCPTGASTYALPPLQTVYERLRTLLSSYAKAGGTEPVLLVHDPRHGDEMISLIARHGRGLPARVLPFAVNEVTQLGFDVFAAALAYGAGRVRVLVGPGNAGETAGLASQIGLAETAMAGLGYGSGRVSIIDSQDPDAVAAELWDLPREGAPAPGTFLPMGGKRTVTMLALRHLHKVAPEPVEVLPLPPGAPFGRVQVMTEGCTLCLSCVGACPTGALLDNADKPMLSFSQDACVQCGLCKTTCPEKVIALVPEIDFRDSARGARVLKEEEPFCCVKCGKPFATKSSIDKIVAVLAGRHAMFATPEAADRMRMCGDCRVVDQFERGDSPFALGAPRAPRTTEDYLRERELAQNGKDGGPDGGSVH